Proteins encoded in a region of the Candidatus Eisenbacteria bacterium genome:
- a CDS encoding ribonuclease H-like domain-containing protein, translated as LETCGLSGCPVFLAGVALIGEGDVVLRQLFARDYAEERALLAELSRLMNEADFLVTFNGKTFDVPFLRDRAVHHRMQLPFALPHLDLVWMVRRRWKRQLPDCKLKTLEWRVLRRRRAGDVWGYEIPGLYHDYVQNGQPHRLIPIFHHNMLDVVAMVELIPAVFDPETTVY; from the coding sequence ACCTCGAGACCTGCGGACTTTCGGGCTGCCCTGTGTTTCTAGCCGGAGTGGCGCTGATCGGAGAGGGGGACGTCGTGCTGCGGCAGCTCTTCGCGCGGGACTACGCGGAGGAGCGAGCGCTCCTGGCCGAGCTCAGCCGGCTGATGAACGAAGCCGATTTCCTCGTGACCTTCAATGGGAAGACCTTCGACGTGCCGTTTCTACGCGACCGCGCCGTGCATCATCGGATGCAGCTGCCGTTCGCGCTGCCGCACCTGGATCTCGTCTGGATGGTCCGGCGGCGGTGGAAGCGGCAGCTTCCCGACTGCAAGCTGAAGACGCTCGAGTGGCGCGTGCTCCGGCGCCGCCGCGCGGGGGACGTGTGGGGGTACGAGATTCCGGGGCTCTATCACGACTACGTCCAGAACGGGCAGCCGCACCGGCTGATTCCGATCTTCCATCACAACATGCTCGACGTGGTGGCGATGGTGGAGCTGATTCCGGCCGTGTTCGATCCGGAGACGACGGTGTATTGA